A DNA window from Candidatus Eremiobacterota bacterium contains the following coding sequences:
- a CDS encoding zinc ribbon domain-containing protein: protein MLCVKCGTINPPGTKYCESCNAVIIAGASGEAPAAVVDVEEGQAYLSPEKNYDCPWFAELVFIIHLYLKDEADIEEVLDVYESILKYYEGFNSAEIPGFMGELDKWRHDELGREYSRQMTYLITKGFQLIGEGLQEMKAFLASKEDRESLSAGLTKIQEGVNNVGLAQEFLVLHRTIMEEEMARRQMQSRAEEFSAKIAAKQPAAQGEAE, encoded by the coding sequence ATGTTGTGCGTAAAATGCGGTACCATCAATCCGCCGGGGACCAAGTACTGTGAAAGCTGCAATGCGGTAATTATCGCCGGCGCCTCGGGCGAAGCGCCAGCGGCTGTTGTTGACGTGGAAGAAGGGCAGGCATATCTTTCCCCCGAGAAGAACTATGACTGCCCCTGGTTTGCAGAGCTGGTCTTTATCATTCACCTTTACCTCAAGGATGAGGCAGACATCGAGGAAGTGCTCGACGTCTATGAGAGTATCCTGAAGTACTACGAGGGCTTCAACAGCGCCGAGATCCCCGGCTTCATGGGCGAATTGGACAAGTGGCGCCACGATGAGCTGGGAAGAGAATACTCCCGCCAGATGACTTACCTCATCACCAAGGGCTTTCAGCTTATCGGCGAGGGTCTTCAGGAAATGAAGGCTTTCCTGGCGAGCAAGGAGGACCGTGAGAGCTTGAGCGCCGGCCTCACAAAGATACAGGAGGGCGTGAACAACGTTGGGCTTGCCCAGGAGTTCCTCGTGCTCCACCGCACCATCATGGAAGAAGAGATGGCAAGGCGCCAGATGCAGTCAAGAGCTGAGGAGTTCAGCGCAAAAATCGCGGCGAAGCAGCCTGCGGCTCAGGGAGAGGCCGAGTAG